A section of the Leptospira noumeaensis genome encodes:
- a CDS encoding N-acetylmuramoyl-L-alanine amidase, with product MTIVVVLSSLLFRKLIFFFIFVSIPFSLGAVPVFRIVVDPGHGGVAKDPKAQHGDKYDSVTQTYLETYKQGTEHGGVTERKVVLDLAKEVHRILKLTETEVGWKEFEGYLKLFSKTSDFQRVILESKLTRESSFDDDPASDDPNAAYRLYDFPDPKTGVRRKGRLSKINEQKPQLVLSLHLNPASKGQTGGMGAVLTPGYKTFAKLKKISDKKSSANSFTNGPWSEWLIFQSGWSKLENAIADTWIYFHGYWSKKNGKDTDLTKFEGYRQNMVSWRYADDANWEKQIGKQGPYAKDHESFSETGKFWEREKGKKEEWRREGGKEGFGGDNHYVTKELMRFVQYGLPVQLKEKNSPYPELGPIQKPYISTYSLPTYTNALCAFIEIGYVNRSRDVKYLTQNKKETAISLAVGIYSLFVGLDVKKINSLPYNPKGKKVNLERYETYFDDVL from the coding sequence TCGGATCGTAGTGGATCCGGGACATGGCGGTGTTGCTAAAGATCCGAAGGCACAACATGGAGACAAATACGATAGTGTCACTCAAACCTATTTAGAAACCTACAAACAAGGAACCGAACACGGGGGAGTCACAGAAAGAAAGGTGGTTCTTGACTTAGCAAAAGAAGTCCACCGAATTTTAAAACTGACGGAAACAGAGGTTGGTTGGAAAGAATTTGAAGGTTATCTCAAACTTTTTTCTAAAACATCAGATTTCCAACGAGTGATTTTGGAAAGTAAACTCACTCGTGAGTCTTCCTTTGATGATGATCCGGCTTCTGATGATCCCAATGCTGCTTACCGGTTGTATGACTTTCCTGATCCAAAAACAGGTGTCAGGCGAAAGGGAAGACTTTCCAAAATCAATGAACAAAAACCTCAACTTGTTTTGTCTCTGCATTTGAATCCAGCAAGTAAAGGCCAAACCGGTGGAATGGGGGCTGTCCTCACTCCTGGTTATAAAACCTTCGCTAAGTTAAAAAAAATCTCTGATAAAAAAAGTTCTGCTAACAGTTTTACGAACGGGCCTTGGTCGGAATGGCTTATCTTTCAATCGGGTTGGTCCAAATTAGAGAATGCCATTGCGGATACTTGGATTTACTTTCATGGGTATTGGTCTAAAAAAAATGGCAAAGATACGGATCTTACTAAGTTCGAAGGATACCGCCAAAATATGGTGAGTTGGCGTTATGCAGACGATGCCAATTGGGAAAAACAAATTGGAAAACAAGGGCCTTATGCCAAAGACCATGAATCCTTTTCGGAAACTGGGAAGTTTTGGGAAAGGGAAAAGGGAAAAAAAGAAGAATGGAGAAGGGAAGGGGGAAAAGAAGGGTTTGGTGGTGACAACCACTATGTAACCAAGGAACTGATGCGTTTTGTTCAGTATGGGCTCCCCGTCCAACTAAAAGAAAAAAACTCTCCCTATCCAGAACTTGGACCCATCCAAAAACCATACATTTCCACTTATAGTTTGCCAACCTATACCAATGCCCTTTGTGCTTTTATTGAAATTGGTTATGTGAACCGGAGTCGTGATGTCAAATACCTTACCCAAAACAAAAAGGAAACGGCCATATCTTTAGCAGTAGGCATTTATTCACTGTTCGTTGGTTTAGATGTGAAAAAAATAAATTCTCTCCCCTACAATCCCAAAGGGAAAAAAGTAAACCTGGAAAGGTATGAAACCTATTTTGATGATGTTTTGTAA